The Lutra lutra chromosome 10, mLutLut1.2, whole genome shotgun sequence genome contains a region encoding:
- the GLYATL2 gene encoding LOW QUALITY PROTEIN: glycine N-acyltransferase-like protein 2 (The sequence of the model RefSeq protein was modified relative to this genomic sequence to represent the inferred CDS: deleted 1 base in 1 codon; substituted 2 bases at 2 genomic stop codons): protein MFVLHETQKLXILYESLEKSIPESLKAYGAIFNIKNKTPFNMEMLVDAWPDYQTVITLHWKEEMKDDLDRYINTYHIFTKAPDKIAEVLACPQVISXEQTFQIQGCQVNVGEAIRKISAAKSAQVDHLKTTLIMTEIPVEPKTSRDDQMALVESFSMPKVDEDSKKGRCQNIFLDASHVGFVNEQWNFGKNERSLKYIECCLQNFPGFGVLSPEGDPISWIMMEQSCEMRMGYTVPKYRDKGYMKKICFHFIKYFIQKKMPFYFYVSRDEENLQALRSVGLKAAPCGWHQWKCTPRKYY, encoded by the exons ATGTTTGTGCTTCATGAAACCCAAAAGCTGTAGATTCTGTATGAATCCCTGGAAAAGAGCATCCCTGAGTCCTTGAAG GCATATGGTGCcattttcaacattaaaaataaaaccccattCAACATGGAGATGCTGGTGGATGCCTGGCCAGATTATCAGACGGTAATTACTCTGCACTGGAAAGAG GAGATGAAAGATGACCTGGATCGTTATATCAACACTTACCACATCTTCACCAAAGCTCCTGACAAGATAGCGGAAGTCCTGGCATGCCCCCAGGTTATCAGTTGAGAACAAACTTTCCAGATCCAAG gtTGCCAAGTGAATGTGGGGGAGGCAATAAGAAAGATTTCAGCTGCAAAATCAGCGCAGGTAGATCACTTGAAGACCACACTCATTATGACAGAAATACCAGTGGAACCCAAGACATCAAGGGATGACCAGATGGCTTTGGTGGAGTCATTTAGCATGCCCAAGGTGGACGAAGATAGCAA GAAAGGAAGATGTCAGAACATCTTCTTGGATGCTTCCCATGTGGGGTTTGTGAATGAGCAGTGGaactttggaaaaaatgaaaggagcTTGAAATATATTGAATGCTGCCTCCAGAATTTTCCAGGATTTGGTGTGCTGAGTCCAGAGGGGGACCCTATCTCTTGGATTATGATGGAACAGTCTTGTGAGATGAGAATGGGTTACACTGTCCCCAAATACCGAGACAAAGGCTACATgaagaaaatctgttttcacttcataaagtattttattcagaaaaaaatgccattttatttctaTGTGTCAAGAGATGAAGAAAACCTTCAGGCACTGAGAAGTGTAGGGCTTAAGGCTGCTCCTTGTGGCTGGCATCAGTGG AAATGCACTCCTAGAAAATATTATTGA